From a region of the Enterobacter sp. JBIWA008 genome:
- the fhuA gene encoding ferrichrome porin FhuA, which yields MALSNTAQPMNTSLRKLAVVLATAVAGMSAYTHAAETPKKEETITVTAAPAAQESAWGPAATIAARQSATGTKTDTPIQKVPQSISVVTAEEMALHQPRSVKEALSYTPGVAVGTRGASNTYDYLIIRGFAADGQTQNNYLDGMKMQGNFYNDAVIDPYMLERAEIMRGPVSVLYGKSSPGGLLNMVSKRPTTEPLKEVQFKMGTDSLFQTGFDFSDAIDDSGVYSYRLTGVARSNNSQQEGKGEQRYAIAPSFSWRPDDKTTFTFLSYFQNEPETGYYGWLPKEGTVDPLPNGDRLPTNFNEGAKNNTYSRNQKMVGYSFDHEFNDTFTVRQNLRYAQNKTSQNSVYGYGMCSDPLYSSNLASSPCASVPQSQWGHTLTRQYVIDNEKLENFTVDTQLQSKFATGSLDHTLLTGVDFMRMRNDIDSWFGYAGSVAPSDIYNLDRSDFDFGSHPGPSGAYQVLNKQKQTGIYAQDQIEWDKVLVTLGGRYDWANQESYNRVTNTTSERDDTQFTWRGGVNYLFDNGVTPYFSYSESFEPASQTGANGNVFAPSKGKQYEAGVKYVPNDRPIVVTGAVYQLTKTNNLMADPAGSFFSVEGGEIRARGIELEAKAALSASVNVVGSYTYTDAEYTTDTNYKGNTPAQVPKHMASLWGDYTLFDGALSGLTLGTGVRYTGSSYGDPANSFKVGSYTVVDALVRYDLARVGMAGSNVALHVNNLFDREYVASCFNTYGCFWGAERQVVATATFRF from the coding sequence ATGGCGCTTTCCAATACTGCTCAGCCAATGAACACGTCGCTGCGTAAACTCGCGGTCGTCCTCGCCACAGCGGTTGCCGGCATGTCTGCTTATACTCACGCGGCCGAAACCCCGAAAAAAGAAGAAACCATTACGGTAACCGCAGCACCTGCGGCACAGGAAAGTGCCTGGGGGCCGGCTGCGACCATCGCCGCAAGGCAATCCGCAACCGGGACCAAAACGGATACCCCGATTCAGAAGGTTCCTCAGTCTATTTCTGTGGTCACGGCCGAAGAGATGGCGCTGCATCAGCCGCGATCGGTGAAAGAGGCCCTGAGCTACACGCCGGGTGTTGCGGTAGGCACGCGCGGTGCGTCTAACACCTATGATTATTTGATTATTCGCGGCTTCGCGGCCGATGGTCAGACGCAGAATAACTACCTCGACGGCATGAAAATGCAGGGGAACTTCTATAACGACGCAGTGATTGATCCTTATATGCTGGAACGCGCCGAGATCATGCGCGGTCCGGTTTCCGTTCTGTACGGCAAAAGCAGTCCAGGCGGTTTGCTGAACATGGTCAGTAAGCGCCCAACAACCGAGCCGCTGAAAGAAGTTCAGTTCAAAATGGGCACTGACAGCCTGTTCCAGACCGGCTTTGACTTTAGCGATGCGATCGACGACAGCGGCGTCTACTCTTACCGCTTAACGGGCGTTGCACGTTCGAATAATTCCCAGCAGGAAGGTAAGGGCGAACAGCGGTACGCCATCGCGCCATCTTTCTCCTGGCGTCCGGATGATAAAACCACCTTCACGTTCCTCTCTTACTTCCAGAACGAGCCTGAAACGGGTTATTACGGCTGGCTGCCAAAAGAGGGAACGGTTGATCCGCTGCCGAACGGCGATCGTCTGCCGACGAACTTCAATGAAGGCGCTAAGAACAATACCTATTCCCGTAACCAGAAAATGGTGGGATACAGCTTCGACCACGAGTTCAACGACACCTTTACCGTGCGTCAGAACCTGCGCTATGCACAGAATAAGACCTCGCAAAACAGCGTTTACGGCTACGGTATGTGTTCCGATCCGCTCTATTCGAGTAATCTGGCATCCAGCCCTTGCGCGAGCGTTCCTCAGTCGCAGTGGGGGCATACGCTGACTCGCCAGTATGTGATCGATAACGAGAAGCTGGAAAACTTCACTGTTGATACGCAGTTGCAAAGCAAGTTCGCGACGGGTTCACTCGATCATACTCTGCTGACGGGTGTGGATTTCATGCGCATGCGTAATGACATCGACTCGTGGTTCGGTTATGCCGGTTCCGTTGCGCCATCTGATATCTACAATCTCGATCGTAGCGACTTCGATTTCGGTTCACATCCCGGACCGTCAGGCGCTTATCAGGTGTTGAACAAGCAAAAGCAGACCGGTATTTATGCTCAGGATCAGATCGAGTGGGATAAAGTGCTGGTAACGCTGGGTGGCCGATACGACTGGGCCAATCAGGAATCTTACAACCGCGTGACGAATACCACCTCCGAGCGTGATGACACGCAGTTTACCTGGCGCGGCGGCGTTAACTACCTGTTCGATAACGGCGTCACCCCGTACTTTAGCTATAGCGAGTCGTTTGAGCCGGCTTCTCAGACCGGAGCGAACGGCAACGTCTTCGCACCGTCTAAAGGCAAGCAGTACGAAGCGGGCGTGAAATACGTGCCGAACGATCGTCCGATCGTTGTTACCGGTGCGGTCTACCAGCTGACCAAAACCAACAACCTGATGGCCGACCCGGCGGGTTCGTTCTTCTCCGTTGAAGGCGGTGAAATCCGTGCGCGTGGCATAGAGCTGGAAGCGAAAGCGGCCCTGTCTGCGAGCGTGAACGTCGTCGGTTCTTACACCTACACCGATGCGGAATATACCACCGATACGAACTACAAAGGCAACACGCCTGCTCAGGTGCCAAAACACATGGCATCGTTGTGGGGCGATTACACCCTGTTTGACGGTGCGTTGTCTGGTCTTACGCTGGGTACCGGCGTGCGATACACGGGCTCAAGCTATGGCGATCCGGCGAACTCCTTCAAGGTGGGCAGCTACACCGTGGTTGATGCGTTGGTCAGATACGATCTGGCACGCGTTGGCATGGCAGGCTCGAACGTGGCGCTGCACGTGAATAACCTGTTCGATCGTGAGTACGTTGCCAGCTGCTTCAACACCTACGGCTGCTTCTGGGGTGCTGAACGTCAGGTTGTTGCCACCGCGACCTTCCGCTTCTAA
- the fhuC gene encoding Fe3+-hydroxamate ABC transporter ATP-binding protein FhuC, which produces MQDNQTQPDTTFTLNHLSFRVPGRTLLHPLSLTFPAGKVTGLIGHNGSGKSTLLKMLGRHQPPSEGDILLDDQPLESWSSKAFARKVAYLPQQLPQAEGMTVRELVAIGRYPWHGALGRFGVADREKVEEAIALVGLKPLAHRLVDSLSGGERQRAWIAMLVAQDSRCLLLDEPTSALDIAHQVDVLALVHRLSQQRGLTVIAVLHDINMAARYCDYLVALRGGEMIAEGTPAELMRSETLEHIYGIPMGILPHPAGAAPVSFVY; this is translated from the coding sequence ATGCAGGATAATCAAACGCAACCCGACACCACCTTTACGCTCAATCATCTCTCCTTTCGCGTACCCGGGCGCACGCTGCTGCATCCGCTCTCTCTGACGTTTCCGGCCGGTAAAGTGACGGGCCTGATTGGTCACAACGGTTCAGGTAAATCCACGCTGCTCAAGATGCTGGGGCGCCATCAGCCGCCTTCAGAAGGCGATATTCTGCTGGATGACCAACCGCTGGAGAGCTGGAGCAGTAAAGCCTTTGCCCGCAAAGTGGCCTATCTGCCGCAGCAGCTGCCGCAGGCGGAAGGGATGACGGTGCGTGAGCTGGTGGCGATTGGGCGTTATCCGTGGCACGGGGCGCTTGGCCGCTTCGGCGTCGCCGACAGAGAGAAAGTGGAAGAGGCGATTGCGCTGGTCGGGCTAAAGCCGCTGGCGCACCGTCTGGTGGATAGCTTATCCGGCGGTGAACGTCAGCGCGCGTGGATCGCGATGCTGGTTGCGCAGGACAGCCGCTGCCTGCTCCTTGATGAACCCACCTCCGCGCTCGATATCGCCCATCAGGTCGATGTTCTGGCGCTGGTACACCGCTTGAGCCAGCAGCGTGGTCTGACGGTAATTGCGGTGCTGCATGACATCAACATGGCGGCGCGCTATTGCGACTACCTTGTTGCGCTGCGCGGGGGCGAGATGATTGCCGAGGGGACACCGGCAGAGCTGATGCGCAGCGAAACGCTGGAACACATTTATGGTATTCCGATGGGTATTCTGCCTCACCCGGCCGGGGCTGCACCGGTGAGCTTCGTCTACTGA